From Kaistella polysaccharea:
CAGCTTTTATAATGATCTGACGTTCTAAATCTGGCCAAAAAAAATGAAGACAAGCTTTATGGCTGTTTTCAATTGCTTTTCCCTTTCGGCTTTCATAGTTGGTATAAAAAATAAAACCTTCCCAAGTGTAGGCTTTTAATAAAACCATTCGGGTACGCGGACAACCATCAGATTCAACAGTAGAAATAGACATGGCATTCACTTCTGCTACCTGAGCATCCTCTTCTGCTTCGGAATACCAATCCCGAAACTGCTCCATCGGATTCTCTTTTATTTGGTTTTCTAAAAGTTCTGACCGGTCATAAATTTTTCTTTTATCGTGTAAGTTTTCCATTAAATTTTTATTACTTTTGATCAAAGGTTCTTTATTTGACCTCACATTTCAGATGAATTATTCTTACAAAGGTAAAATTTTAATTTCCACTCCAGATATATCGGGCGACATATTTTCCCGATCAGTGGTTCTTATTATTGACCATAATGAACAAGGTGCTTTTGGCTTAATACTGAACAAAAAGAACGACAACATGACCTCAAAACTTCTAGATATTTTTGGATTTCAGGTTTCAGTTTATGATGGTGGTCCCGTAGAAAATGATAAAATATTTTTCATTTGTAAAGGAGAAAAAATAACCGAATCTTATTCTGAAATTAGTGGGGAATTTTATCTCACAGAAGATATTGAAAATGTTGTTGCCGCGATCATCGATCTCCGAATGCCAATCAATAACGTGAAAGTTTTTTCCGGCTATACGGGTTGGGGAATACAGCAATTGGACGGCGAAATTCTTCGTAAAATGTGGACACCTGTAGATATTTACAATTTAGATTATACCTCGCCCAACGACCAAAACCTCTGGAAAAAAATCATGCAGAATTTAGGTGGTGAATTTCTTTTGTGGGCCAATGCGCCCGAAGATGTGTCTATGAATTAAGCTCAAAAAACTTTAACAAAATTTTAATATCCATCGCATAACAACCGATTGATATTTAATCTATCTTCGCAATACTAAAGTACTAAAAGCCCGGTTACTGACCTTTCACTGAGGTTGCTGATCGGGTTTGCCAATTCTAGGAAAAAGTACCTGACCAAGCCAAAATCATTTGCGAGAAACGATCGTTTTCAAAGGTTTTGTTCCGAATTTTGGTAACAGGAAAAATTCCTTTTTGGTCAGAAACAATGATAATTTCTTCCGCTTTCTGAGATTCAAAAGCAATCATTTCAGCTTCTTCAATTACGGCGAGTTTATTCTGGTGAACAAAAGTCACAAAACTTTCCATCAATGGCGAAACAAAAGCACCTTCAGTCTGTTTGGGAATTTTAATAGTGTCGCCTTCCAGAAATAAAAGATTGCCATAAATTGTTCTTGCAATTCGCTTATTCGGATTTAAAAAGATGACATCGTCCAGGTCATTATCTACCGCATACACTTCTGCATAAATATTTTCTGGAGAATGAACATGAATTCCACTCAAAACATTCGTGTTTACATTGATTTCTTTGATCAGATCGATCTCAAACTTTTTCTGTAATTCTAGAACATCAACTTCCGAATCTGCTTCAAAATAATACGAAATATCATTTTTTGAAAGTGATTTCTCACTTTCGGTTCTGTAAACATTAAAACTAATAATTCCCTTTGCAAATCCTTCATTTATAACTTTTTCCGAAAATAAATTCTGAAAAAATTCCAGCGTGTAAGTCAGCGGAATTGCCATTCTCATTTTGCGCATAGAAGCCATTAAGAAAAAATAGCATTCTTCTGCTAAAATTAATTTAGACTGATGAACAAAAAAGGAAACCTGCACCGCATCACCATACAAAAAAGCGCGATTGTTAAGCTGAGCGGGCTCTGAGTGAACAGATAATTTCAAAATGATAAAAGTATTTAGAGGGTAAAAAAATAATGAACGAAAAATCGTTCATCATGATATTTTCAATAAAAAATTAGGAGGCGCCTAATTTCAATTTAAGATTTTCGATAAGGTTTTCCCAGTAGAGTCTATTTTCCTCTTCGTCACCGGCATCGCAAAAATCAACCACATTTAGGGCCAAATCTTCTGTAATATCATCAATAACGATGGTCATTTCAAAATAATTTTTGGTTCCTTCATCTTCTTCCCAACGAAAACGCACGAAGCTTTCTGGCTTATAACGAATAAGCGTAGCTTTCTCTTCTGGCCCACTACCCCAGCTAAAGAAGAAATCGTCTCCTTTTTCTTCTACATCATCTGCAAACCACTCCGAAAGTCCCTCTGCGCTCGCCATATATTCGTATAAAATCTCTGACTGACAGTGCATTGGAAATTCATATTGCACTTTCGTTTTCGCCATATTGCTACCTATTTTTAATGTGTCGCAATATATAAATTAATTTCTTATTTAAACAATATAAATCGTTCAAAACTTTAAATAATCAGAAGCTTGAAGTTTGATTTCTTCTGCTAAATCCCGTCCCGCTGTCCGCTATATCCCCGATTGCGAAATTCCCGCTATTATTACATGATTTATATCATCGGGGGATGCCGCTCCCATCGGGGCTAAAAGAAAATCCGTTTCCTTTTTCGAAGATTTTAAAAACGCTCTTTCACTTCCAGAATGCTGAGAAAAAAGTAAGATCGGAAAAGACATTTTTTAGAAAAGCTCAGAATTATTTGCCCGAAAATATCTTCTACTTTGCCTTCAAGATTTAAATTAAAAGTAAGTCGTAGAAAAATTACTTAATTTCATTTAAAACCTCCAGAATAATCGCACAACCTTCTCTAATTTCCGCTAAAGAAATCGTCAATGGAGGCGAAATTCGCAGATATTCATTTCGGTACAATTGCCAGAAAACAACCAAACCCTTTTCCATACAACTTTTTGCAACTTCCAAAGTAAAATCTGGAGTTCCTAGATTTACGGCCAACATCAAACCTTTTCCGTTGACATTTTTAATTTTAGGATGAACCAATAATTCCCGGAATAGATTTTCTTTTTCCTGAATTTCATCCATTAAACCACTTTCTAAAACTTCCTGTAAAGTTGCATGACTTGCTGCTGCGATAAGTGGATTACCACCAAATGTCGTGATATGGCCTAATTTCGGTGAATGTGACAGACAATGCATAATTTCTTTAGAACTCATAAAAGCACCCACCGGAACGCCACCTCCCATTCCTTTTCCCATCACCAAAATATCAGGAACCATTTCGAAATGTTCGAACGCAAAAAGTTTCCCAGTTCGTCCAAATCCAGGTTGGATCTCATCGAGAATCAATAACGCGCCAACTTCGTCACAACGCTTTTTTAAATTTTTAAAATAGTCTGAATCAGGAACTAAAAATCCGGCAGCACCTTGAATGGTTTCTGCTAAAACACACGCCGTTTTTTCGGTAATTTTTGAGAAATCGTCTTGATTATTAAATTCAATAAAACTCACCATCGGCAAGAGTGGACGGAATTCCCGTTTGTGATATTCATTTCCCGAAACGGACAATGCACCGTGCGTATTTCCGTGGTACGAATTCGTCATGGAAATAATTTCTTCCCTGCCCGTAAAACGTTTTGCCAACTTCAAAGCACCGTCAATTGCTTCTGCGCCAGAGTTGACAAGGTAAGTAACTTCTAAAGGTTCAGGTGTAGCATCAGCGAGGAGTTTGCATAATTTTACCGGCATTTCCTGCGCATATTCGCCGTAAACCATAACGTGCAGATATTTCTCTGCCTGAGTTTTAATGGCTTCAACAATTTTCGGATGAGAATGGCCCAATGTATTGGCAGAAACGCCGGCCACGAAATCCAAATAGCGTCTCCCGTTTTTACCATAAATATAAGAACCTGCTGCTTTTTCTACTTCGAAACCTGCGGCGAATTGGGTGGTTTGGGCCTGGTATTTAAAAAAATCGTGTTGCATAAAAGAAAACTTTGTCCAAAATTTAAATCTTTGACAAAGTTCGGCAAAAATTTAGTTGAAAGTAAAATGAATCACCCTTAATTCTACTCTGTTTTTCAAATTAATATTTAATCTAAAACTATAATTTCATCTGTGATTTTATCTAAATAATCTTCGTGGGTGACGATGAAAAATAATTTATTTTTATCTAAAATTTGATCCACAATAATTTTTACACTTTCTTGGTCTAAAGAATTAAAAGGTTCATCCCAAAAAATATACTGTGGATCATTAATTAAAGTTCTTGCTAATTCAGATTTCTTTTTCATTCCTAGAGAATAGTTCTTATAAAATTCTTTTCTTGGTAAAGAAAAAAGGTCTTGATAAAAAGCAATCTTGTTCTCAACCTCACCTTTTTCCATTTTTAATATACCGCCGATTAGCTGCATGTTATCTTCAAAACTTAGATCATCAATTAAGATATCGACATCTAAAAGAAAACCAGATTTTTCAAAAAACAGATTATCATTGTAATTAATTAATCCAGAATATTTTTTAATAAATTTAGAAATAATCTTTAATAAAGTTGATTTACCAGTTCCATTTCTACCTTTCAGAAGCACAATTCCACTTTCTGGTATCGAAATGTTTACATTATCTAAAACCACTATATTTTTAAAAGATTTGTTAAGATTTTTTATTTCAATGAGCATTTAATAAAGTTTTAAAAATGTTAAACGTAAATCCGGGTAAAAGTATCGCGAATATTAAAGTCGGTGGAACAATTTCCTTAAAAACCACTAATAAGAAACTGGCCAAAATTACATTAAAGATCGCAATAAAATAAATCGGTTTTTGATACAATTTACAAAGGATGACTACGTCTTTGAAGTCAGAAAATAATTTAAATTGCTGAATAAAAATATTGGCTAAAAGTACAAACGAGAGGAAGCTTTTGATCTCTGCACCTACAAAAAATAGACTTACTAAGGTCAAGTAATGAATCCAAAAGAACCTTTTTAAAAAAAGAATCAGATAATATTTGAAAAGCATCACAATTTGGTTTTTACATAATAATGAATTGCAAGTGAGGAAAATAACAGCAGCCCTAAGATCATCGCAAAATCAACCAGATTAACTATTCTATTTGCATCGAAATAAGCATTTGCTACAAAACCAACGACGAATAAAACTATAGTAGAAACAGAAGTGTTTACGCTCAAATTTTGTTCTAATACATAAAGCAAGGTTTCAACTGCATTTAATAAAACTATTGCAAAAAAAAGAAAAGTGTAAGCAATAAAAATGTTCAAGTAAATATTTGCTGAAAAATAGAAAGGAATAACGATAGGAATTGCAAATAATGAACTCACTAATATTCTAAAACCATAACCATTAAAAAAAATAAATTTGTTTAATTCCCATAATCTTTTTGTCGGATTCTGGAAATACAAAGTAATCATGTGAAAAAAAGTCTGGCTTTGCTTTATTGCGGTTTCAGACATCAATTTAAAAAAAAGAGACCCTAAAATTAAAACGCTGGTATAATTATAAAAATTAAGTGTTGGAAAGCGTTCGTTATTAAATAAAAACTCAATTCCATTTTCAGCTCCAAAACCAATTGAAACAAAGCTAATAAGAGAAAAAAAGATAAAAATAGAAACGATATAAAACCAAATGAAATAGCGATCTAACACTTTCATTAACCAAGTATTGACCACTTCACTGGCTTTGAATTCGCCACCTTCATTTAATCTGGTTTTGATATATAGTAAAATAGAAGTCATGCTTATCCTTAATTAATAGGACAGCAAAATACAAATTTAAACTAAACTTTAGAAGCAATCAGTTTGCGCCCCGACCTGAGTGGAGCTCTTTTCGCGAGGAGGCAGGACGAGTGAAAAAGCGGGAACGGAGGGCGGAAAAAGGCGCCCAAATAAAAAAAATTATTTCCGGACGCGTTTTGGTTTTTTGGCTTCTTCTTTGGCTTTCTCCTCATCAATAGCTTTCTGCGCGGCTTTGTACAACACATCATTTGCTTCATATTGAATCTCTTCATAATTTGGAGAATCTACAAAAATATCTCGCCAGGTGCGCAGGCGATCTTTGGTATTCCAATTAAAATCGGGAAAAAACCGCTGTTCTCGCGAAATTAAACTCATCGGATACGTATCTACATTTGCACCAATATTGCAGGAAATAATCTGAACTTTTCGGTCTTCAAATTCAGCTTCAATCGTTCCGCAAGTGGATAATGAAACTCCAATTCTTTCAACTTCTTTCGTTTTTTCGTTTCGATCATCAGCATACGTAATTGCCTGCGCATTTCCGATTACTTTGGCCAGTTTAACGTCGTTTTTCTCGTAGTAAACCGTCATTAATTTTCCTTTGACCTGATTGAATTCGTCTTTCAAATTCAAAGAATCTGCTTTGCTGATAGCAAATGCATCGCCGATGACACGCAAAGAATCTATAAACTCATTTTCGGTATCGAAATACGCTTCAATTTTATTTCCGGTGATCTGTTTTTCTCCACTCCAGGCGATCGGATTACCGTTCAAGTGCATGATACCGTCTGTTTCATTAAAGCTTAGAGAATCCGCCCGAAGCTGAATATTAGATTTAAACATTCGCGCTTTGCGGTAAGCACGCAAAAAGCTCTTTTTCTTTAATGGATTTTGCTCATCTATTTTCTGATAAGCCAAAATTCGGTCCGCTGAAAAATACATAGAGTCTTTTTCTAAAATCTTCACTGCATAAGGTTTTTCGGTCATCATCGCCGAATCTTTTTTCTCATAGATTTCGGCATAACCTCCTTTCATATACCTATTTTCCCTGGGATCGCGCAAGGTTACATTTCCTTTGGCAGTTCCAAAACCGGTAATTTGATTGAAGTACATGTCGTCGCCTGTAAGTAACTTTCCGTTGTAGTGAATTCGGGAATTCTTTTTGAGATATACTTCCTTGGAATTCATATTATACGTTCCTTTCTCCGTGTAAATCAGGTTGCTCGGGTTCTTTTTATTCGTAATCGTAGTAGCTCCGTTAAAAGTTGCCGTATTTGTATTTTGATTTTGAACAATATTTACGCCTTCAACCGTATATTCAGGATTATCAATCTTTACGTTTCCGGTAAAATCAATGATTCTGCTGTTTAAATCGTAGGTGGCCGACTTGGTATACATCACGTTTCCGTCTTTCGTAATCGTCCCGCCTGTATTGAAGTAGGCTTTGTTCGAAAGGCGGTCGTAATAAAGTGTTTCGGTTTGAATGGTTTGACCCGGATCGGTAAGTAAAACTTTTTTTCGGGCAATACCTTTTTGTGTATTTCCGTCGTATTCCATTTCTCCGGACGTGATTACCGAACCATCAGCATTCTGAAGTCGAACATTCCCGATGGCTTTTACGAAGTTTTGTTCCTGATAAAAGATGACCACATCAGCAGTTAAAATTGAACCCTGATGCGCGAATTGCACATTTCCGGAAAAGTAAGGATTCCCATTATATTTATCTAAAGCTTTCTGAAAAAAATCGGAGTGAATGAGTTTTACTTTTTCAGCGGTTGCACCTGTCTGGGCATTATTAAAGTAAGGATCTTTTACCAAATCTTGTTGAGGCTGGGTATTGATCTGCGCAAAAAAATGGGCGCTGATGAAGAGAAAAAAAACGAAAAGTTTTTTCATTAATCCTTTTTGGTTCCGTAAAAATAAAGTGAGTGGGAATCAATATTTACGCCAAAAGCCTCTTCAATCGAATCCTTAATCCCTTGAATTCTGGGATCACAAAATTCAATAATTTCCTGTATTACCTTGTCGGAATCTTTTTTATAAATAACCAAATGATCGTGCTGCTTATCAAAATAAGATTTCTCGTAGGATGAAGAAGTCAAGGTTTTTTCGCCAAACTGATGTTTTCTGATCAGGCCGGCATCCAAAAATATTTCGATGGTATTGTAAATAGTCGCTTTCGAAACATGGTACTTTTTCTGCATCATCAAAAGATAAAGATCATCAACATTGAAGTGATGCTCCATATTGTAGATTTCCTCTAAAATTGTATACCGTTCTGGCGTATTTCTAAACCCTTTTTCCTGCAGATACTGTCGTAAAACCTCTTTAATTGTGGCAATATTAAGCTCTTTATGTTTCGCGTCCATCTAATTTAAATATGTGCAAATTTACCGATAATTTTATTAATGGCTGATAGACTAAATTTTGCAAAAATGCTTTAATTAAGAATCGTAGCGACGGAAATTTACCTGTTTAATTTTATTTGTAATAATTTTCTGATCCAGCAATGGCGCAGATTCTACGACTACATTATGCGCGGAAATTCCCCAAGCTTTGAAA
This genomic window contains:
- a CDS encoding aspartate aminotransferase family protein, which translates into the protein MQHDFFKYQAQTTQFAAGFEVEKAAGSYIYGKNGRRYLDFVAGVSANTLGHSHPKIVEAIKTQAEKYLHVMVYGEYAQEMPVKLCKLLADATPEPLEVTYLVNSGAEAIDGALKLAKRFTGREEIISMTNSYHGNTHGALSVSGNEYHKREFRPLLPMVSFIEFNNQDDFSKITEKTACVLAETIQGAAGFLVPDSDYFKNLKKRCDEVGALLILDEIQPGFGRTGKLFAFEHFEMVPDILVMGKGMGGGVPVGAFMSSKEIMHCLSHSPKLGHITTFGGNPLIAAASHATLQEVLESGLMDEIQEKENLFRELLVHPKIKNVNGKGLMLAVNLGTPDFTLEVAKSCMEKGLVVFWQLYRNEYLRISPPLTISLAEIREGCAIILEVLNEIK
- a CDS encoding START-like domain-containing protein, whose translation is MAKTKVQYEFPMHCQSEILYEYMASAEGLSEWFADDVEEKGDDFFFSWGSGPEEKATLIRYKPESFVRFRWEEDEGTKNYFEMTIVIDDITEDLALNVVDFCDAGDEEENRLYWENLIENLKLKLGAS
- the pdxH gene encoding pyridoxamine 5'-phosphate oxidase, whose amino-acid sequence is MENLHDKRKIYDRSELLENQIKENPMEQFRDWYSEAEEDAQVAEVNAMSISTVESDGCPRTRMVLLKAYTWEGFIFYTNYESRKGKAIENSHKACLHFFWPDLERQIIIKADLERLAPNLSDGYFHSRPKGSQLGAVVSPQSQVIPNREFLEEKLRILESEFAEKDVPRPENWGGYLAKPYEIEFWQGRPNRLHDRLIYNLNDDFDWIVSRLAP
- a CDS encoding ATP-binding cassette domain-containing protein, which gives rise to MLIEIKNLNKSFKNIVVLDNVNISIPESGIVLLKGRNGTGKSTLLKIISKFIKKYSGLINYNDNLFFEKSGFLLDVDILIDDLSFEDNMQLIGGILKMEKGEVENKIAFYQDLFSLPRKEFYKNYSLGMKKKSELARTLINDPQYIFWDEPFNSLDQESVKIIVDQILDKNKLFFIVTHEDYLDKITDEIIVLD
- a CDS encoding YqgE/AlgH family protein codes for the protein MNYSYKGKILISTPDISGDIFSRSVVLIIDHNEQGAFGLILNKKNDNMTSKLLDIFGFQVSVYDGGPVENDKIFFICKGEKITESYSEISGEFYLTEDIENVVAAIIDLRMPINNVKVFSGYTGWGIQQLDGEILRKMWTPVDIYNLDYTSPNDQNLWKKIMQNLGGEFLLWANAPEDVSMN
- a CDS encoding aminotransferase class IV, with the translated sequence MKLSVHSEPAQLNNRAFLYGDAVQVSFFVHQSKLILAEECYFFLMASMRKMRMAIPLTYTLEFFQNLFSEKVINEGFAKGIISFNVYRTESEKSLSKNDISYYFEADSEVDVLELQKKFEIDLIKEINVNTNVLSGIHVHSPENIYAEVYAVDNDLDDVIFLNPNKRIARTIYGNLLFLEGDTIKIPKQTEGAFVSPLMESFVTFVHQNKLAVIEEAEMIAFESQKAEEIIIVSDQKGIFPVTKIRNKTFENDRFSQMILAWSGTFS
- a CDS encoding Fur family transcriptional regulator — protein: MDAKHKELNIATIKEVLRQYLQEKGFRNTPERYTILEEIYNMEHHFNVDDLYLLMMQKKYHVSKATIYNTIEIFLDAGLIRKHQFGEKTLTSSSYEKSYFDKQHDHLVIYKKDSDKVIQEIIEFCDPRIQGIKDSIEEAFGVNIDSHSLYFYGTKKD
- a CDS encoding OstA-like protein, producing MKKLFVFFLFISAHFFAQINTQPQQDLVKDPYFNNAQTGATAEKVKLIHSDFFQKALDKYNGNPYFSGNVQFAHQGSILTADVVIFYQEQNFVKAIGNVRLQNADGSVITSGEMEYDGNTQKGIARKKVLLTDPGQTIQTETLYYDRLSNKAYFNTGGTITKDGNVMYTKSATYDLNSRIIDFTGNVKIDNPEYTVEGVNIVQNQNTNTATFNGATTITNKKNPSNLIYTEKGTYNMNSKEVYLKKNSRIHYNGKLLTGDDMYFNQITGFGTAKGNVTLRDPRENRYMKGGYAEIYEKKDSAMMTEKPYAVKILEKDSMYFSADRILAYQKIDEQNPLKKKSFLRAYRKARMFKSNIQLRADSLSFNETDGIMHLNGNPIAWSGEKQITGNKIEAYFDTENEFIDSLRVIGDAFAISKADSLNLKDEFNQVKGKLMTVYYEKNDVKLAKVIGNAQAITYADDRNEKTKEVERIGVSLSTCGTIEAEFEDRKVQIISCNIGANVDTYPMSLISREQRFFPDFNWNTKDRLRTWRDIFVDSPNYEEIQYEANDVLYKAAQKAIDEEKAKEEAKKPKRVRK